A single genomic interval of Zingiber officinale cultivar Zhangliang chromosome 4A, Zo_v1.1, whole genome shotgun sequence harbors:
- the LOC121971108 gene encoding uncharacterized protein LOC121971108 isoform X2, with product MACDRRDPYPSGPSDADHPSTSGDRRVKLRYSYGGTILPRLSDGALRYVGGETRILTVNREASLPEILRKMTEAYGGPVVLRYQLPDEDLDALISVSTSEDLENMMEEYDKLAAENPNAKLRVFLFSPSDVSGSGSDPLAPYHDLQDTGARYLEAVNGLDLSIRRRDSVASFPSTQNSDVLTAVEALVNEGQDVPDLILTTNYNDQIQILSSTQSELPPSVPNQHKFLNPVQVEFPSATPIVPQPYIDQQHDHLQPFVGVESPSQINVAVAPNAYILPNSTTAQVGNGMTRVDFQTDLNAGKIMRIPGDAKLQPLSKLPPLPPPHFFAPNVERRPVPALSPVLTAKFEDCSLCQKALPHAHSDTLINDQGNSHKHAISEANTLLQSLSAEDLTKRVPLQTADSGVDIQAKNLSNLSTAAPWNRELSETAPATSQIIVKSPVNSTYLDHAKTPLPPVFVGLPDASQLSSGTESNPEKSHKEDLVQKQQQLPVNCDHSNIVPITASLATPHNPLGAFLIPQSHEEDSSQQQMPLLQNIGFHNYPFNQGFIHKSFVANANLPRHLDVRALYSHGWPMDGMMQPLSMNPPGAPGFSGYPRPAAVLSDVGISKDLNSGQTPLFMMNSHNAGLLDIGSELSISNPLIASGIVPEGNSSLLSSQLPAMSRDVSYRQSVQLSDSIQTPHIIGNHELYSYHHETGAGPRGMFNYADPVHDNDTSNKNLNDKKDDIPSVSPAEVLTNSNGSIPQNGNALLHHNTDQIQQVVSPDQLVSDMDPQKLLESKILPSRPSNASTATQELSNRNYPVNSIRSELSTPVAVSVQMPSSLNMDASTEPHPLKGDAHSKEDIPNTEGRTSASALTLQSSELPVPIFDSHETKDTTHSSFRESAIIEDKIATDEKKETKTKQLEKAKNVFPNIDEIGNLQVIKNSDLEELQELGSGSFGTVYHGKWRGTDVAIKRINDRVFSGNSSEQDRARADFLNEACKLGSLHHPNVVAFYGIVLDGPGGSIATVTEFMVNGSLRRALQKNEKMLDRRRRLLIAMDVAFGMEYLHSKNIIHFDLKSDNLLVNLRDPQRPICKVADLGLSKLKYETLMSGGMRGTLPWMAPELLGGKDIKYSEKVDVFSFGIVMWELITGDEPYRDMHYGLIIGGILNDTLRPPVPESCDPEWKSLMEQCWGTEPSQRPSFTDIANRLRALAASLPQKG from the exons ATGGCTTGCGATCGGAGGGATCCCTACCCTTCGGGCCCCTCTGACGCCGACCACCCCTCCACCTCCGGCGATCGCAGGGTCAAGCTCCGCTATAGCTATGGCGGCACGATTCTGCCTCGCCTCAGCGACGGCGCCCTCCGCTACGTCGGCGGGGAGACCCGCATCCTAACCGTCAACCGCGAAGCTTCGCTGCCAGAGATCCTACGCAAGATGACCGAGGCCTACGGAGGGCCGGTCGTGCTCCGGTACCAGCTCCCCGACGAGGATCTTGACGCTCTCATCTCCGTGTCCACCTCGGAGGACCTGGAGAACATGATGGAGGAGTACGATAAGCTCGCAGCGGAGAATCCCAACGCCAAGCTACGAGTCTTCCTCTTCTCGCCATCTGATGTGTCCGGCAGTGGTTCCGATCCACTTGCCCCGTATCATGATTTGCAGGACACTGGCGCGAGGTATCTCGAAGCTGTCAATGGATTGGATTTGAGCATCAGGAGAAGGGATAGCGTGGCAAGTTTCCCGTCCACCCAGAATTCCGATGTATTGACGGCCGTCGAGGCACTTGTCAATGAAG GGCAAGACGTTCCAGATCTGATACTGACTACAAATTACAATGATCAAATCCAAATTTTGAGTTCAACTCAGTCTGAATTGCCTCCTTCAGTGCCAAATCAACACAAATTCTTGAATCCAGTACAGGTTGAATTTCCTTCAGCCACACCAATTGTTCCCCAGCCCTACATAGATCAACAACATGATCACCTCCAACCTTTTGTAGGAGTGGAATCTCCTTCTCAAATCAATGTTGCGGTGGCTCCAAATGCTTATATCCTACCTAATAGCACAACTGCTCAGGTTGGCAATGGGATGACAAGAGTGGATTTCCAGACAGACCTTAATGCTGGAAAGATTATGAGGATTCCTGGTGATGCAAAGCTGCAGCCTTTATCAAAGCTACCTCCACTGCCTCCTCCTCACTTTTTCGCACCAAATGTGGAACGGCGCCCAGTGCCAGCATTATCTCCTGTGCTGACTGCTAAATTTGAGGACTGCAGTTTATGTCAGAAGGCCTTGCCCCATGCCCATTCAGATACCCTGATAAATGATCAAGGTAACAGCCACAAACATGCCATTTCTGAAGCAAATACGTTATTACAGAGTCTCAGCGCTGAAGATTTAACCAAACGAGTACCACTTCAAACAGCAGACAGTGGTGTGGATATCCAAGCTAAGAATTTGTCGAATTTGTCTACTGCAGCTCCTTGGAACCGTGAGTTGTCTGAGACAGCTCCTGCTACTTCCCAAATTATTGTGAAGTCACCTGTAAATTCAACCTATCTGGACCATGCTAAGACTCCTCTACCACCCGTTTTTGTGGGGCTACCTGATGCTTCACAACTATCATCCGGGACTGAAAGCAATCCTGAAAAATCCCACAAAGAAGACTTGGTGCAAAAGCAGCAACAATTGCCTGTAAATTGTGACCATTCTAATATTGTACCAATAACAGCTTCATTAGCCACACCACACAACCCTCTTGGAGCATTCCTCATTCCTCAATCTCATGAAGAAGATTCCTCACAACAACAGATGCCATTGTTACAAAATATTGGATTCCATAATTATCCGTTTAATCAAGGTTTTATCCATAAATCTTTTGTTGCGAATGCTAATTTACCCAGACATCTGGATGTCCGGGCATTGTATAGCCATGGTTGGCCTATGGATGGAATGATGCAACCTCTTAGCATGAATCCTCCTGGGGCTCCAGGCTTCAGTGGTTACCCAAGGCCAGCAGCTGTCTTGTCTGATGTTGGCATCTCCAAGGATTTAAACTCTGGACAGACACCATTGTTTATGATGAATAGTCATAATGCCGGGCTTCTGGATATAGGGAGTGAATTATCTATTAGTAATCCCCTAATTGCATCTGGAATTGTTCCAGAAGGAAATTCTAGTTTGCTATCTAGTCAGTTGCCAGCTATGTCGAGGGATGTTTCTTATCGTCAGAGTGTTCAGCTTTCCGACAGCATTCAGACTCCACACATCATAGGGAACCATGAGCTATACTCATATCATCATGAAACAGGAGCCGGACCTAGAGGGATGTTCAATTATGCAGATCCTGTCCATGACAATGATACGAGCAATAAAAATCTTAATGACAAAAAAGATGATATTCCCAGTGTCAGTCCAGCAGAAGTATTAACAAATAGCAATGGGTCTATTCCTCAAAATGGCAATGCTTTGCTTCACCACAATACAGACCAAATACAGCAAGTTGTTTCCCCAGACCAACTTGTGAGCGACATGGATCCTCAGAAACTATTGGAGAGTAAAATCCTCCCTTCAAGACCAAGCAATGCTTCTACAGCCACACAAGAGTTGTCCAACAGGAATTATCCTGTAAATAGCATAAGGTCTGAGCTAAGTACTCCTGTAGCTGTTTCTGTTCAGATGCCAAGTTCTTTAAATATGGATGCATCTACAGAGCCACATCCATTAAAAG GAGATGCCCATAGTAAAGAAGATATCCCGAATACTGAAGGGAGAACATCAGCGTCAGCACTTACACTACAATCATCTGAACTTCCAGTTCCAATTTTTGATTCTCATGAAACAAAAGATACAACTCATAGTTCTTTCAGAGAAAGTGCAATTATCGAGGACAAAATAGCAACAGATGAAAAGAAAGAG ACTAAGACAAAACAATTAGAGAAAGCGAAGAATGTTTTTCCTAATATAGATGAGATTGGAAACCTCCAG GTAATAAAAAATAGTGATTTGGAGGAGTTGCAAGAACTTGGGTCTGGGTCTTTTGGGACTGTATATCATGGCAAGTGGAGAGGCACAGATGTGGCAATCAAGAGAATCAATGACAGGGTTTTTTCTGGGAATTCATCAGAGCAGGATCGTGCA AGGGCTGATTTTTTAAATGAGGCCTGTAAGCTTGGCAGCTTGCACCATCCGAATGTTGTGGCATTTTATGGCATTGTTCTTGATGGCCCAGGGGGATCTATTGCAACAGTAACAGAGTTTATGGTTAATGGTTCACTTCGGCGTGCTTTGCAGAAGAATGAGAA GATGCTTGATAGGCGTCGACGACTTCTTATCGCAATGGATGTGGCATTTGGCATGGAATACTTGCATAGTAAAAATATTATACACTTTGATTTGAAAAGTGATAACTTGCTTGTCAACTTGAGGGATCCTCAGCGTCCAATATGCAAG GTGGCTGATCTTGGTCTTTCAAAATTGAAATACGAGACACTGATGTCTGGTGGCATGCGAGGCACTCTACCTTGGATGGCACCTGAACTTCTTGGCGGCAAAGATATCAAGTATAGTGAAAAG GTTGATGTATTCTCCTTTGGCATAGTGATGTGGGAGCTCATCACTGGAGATGAACCATATCGGGATATGCATTATGGACTTATTATAG GAGGGATTCTGAACGATACACTACGACCTCCCGTGCCTGAATCTTGTGATCCCGAATGGAAATCTCTAATGGAGCAATGCTGGGGCACGGAACCTTCACAGCGCCCCAGCTTCACCGACATCGCAAACAGGTTGAGGGCGTTGGCAGCTTCTCTTCCTCAAAAAGGATAG
- the LOC121971108 gene encoding uncharacterized protein LOC121971108 isoform X3, with protein sequence MACDRRDPYPSGPSDADHPSTSGDRRVKLRYSYGGTILPRLSDGALRYVGGETRILTVNREASLPEILRKMTEAYGGPVVLRYQLPDEDLDALISVSTSEDLENMMEEYDKLAAENPNAKLRVFLFSPSDVSGSGSDPLAPYHDLQDTGARYLEAVNGLDLSIRRRDSVASFPSTQNSDVLTAVEALVNEDLILTTNYNDQIQILSSTQSELPPSVPNQHKFLNPVQVEFPSATPIVPQPYIDQQHDHLQPFVGVESPSQINVAVAPNAYILPNSTTAQVGNGMTRVDFQTDLNAGKIMRIPGDAKLQPLSKLPPLPPPHFFAPNVERRPVPALSPVLTAKFEDCSLCQKALPHAHSDTLINDQGNSHKHAISEANTLLQSLSAEDLTKRVPLQTADSGVDIQAKNLSNLSTAAPWNRELSETAPATSQIIVKSPVNSTYLDHAKTPLPPVFVGLPDASQLSSGTESNPEKSHKEDLVQKQQQLPVNCDHSNIVPITASLATPHNPLGAFLIPQSHEEDSSQQQMPLLQNIGFHNYPFNQGFIHKSFVANANLPRHLDVRALYSHGWPMDGMMQPLSMNPPGAPGFSGYPRPAAVLSDVGISKDLNSGQTPLFMMNSHNAGLLDIGSELSISNPLIASGIVPEGNSSLLSSQLPAMSRDVSYRQSVQLSDSIQTPHIIGNHELYSYHHETGAGPRGMFNYADPVHDNDTSNKNLNDKKDDIPSVSPAEVLTNSNGSIPQNGNALLHHNTDQIQQVVSPDQLVSDMDPQKLLESKILPSRPSNASTATQELSNRNYPVNSIRSELSTPVAVSVQMPSSLNMDASTEPHPLKGDAHSKEDIPNTEGRTSASALTLQSSELPVPIFDSHETKDTTHSSFRESAIIEDKIATDEKKETKTKQLEKAKNVFPNIDEIGNLQVIKNSDLEELQELGSGSFGTVYHGKWRGTDVAIKRINDRVFSGNSSEQDRARADFLNEACKLGSLHHPNVVAFYGIVLDGPGGSIATVTEFMVNGSLRRALQKNEKMLDRRRRLLIAMDVAFGMEYLHSKNIIHFDLKSDNLLVNLRDPQRPICKVADLGLSKLKYETLMSGGMRGTLPWMAPELLGGKDIKYSEKVDVFSFGIVMWELITGDEPYRDMHYGLIIGGILNDTLRPPVPESCDPEWKSLMEQCWGTEPSQRPSFTDIANRLRALAASLPQKG encoded by the exons ATGGCTTGCGATCGGAGGGATCCCTACCCTTCGGGCCCCTCTGACGCCGACCACCCCTCCACCTCCGGCGATCGCAGGGTCAAGCTCCGCTATAGCTATGGCGGCACGATTCTGCCTCGCCTCAGCGACGGCGCCCTCCGCTACGTCGGCGGGGAGACCCGCATCCTAACCGTCAACCGCGAAGCTTCGCTGCCAGAGATCCTACGCAAGATGACCGAGGCCTACGGAGGGCCGGTCGTGCTCCGGTACCAGCTCCCCGACGAGGATCTTGACGCTCTCATCTCCGTGTCCACCTCGGAGGACCTGGAGAACATGATGGAGGAGTACGATAAGCTCGCAGCGGAGAATCCCAACGCCAAGCTACGAGTCTTCCTCTTCTCGCCATCTGATGTGTCCGGCAGTGGTTCCGATCCACTTGCCCCGTATCATGATTTGCAGGACACTGGCGCGAGGTATCTCGAAGCTGTCAATGGATTGGATTTGAGCATCAGGAGAAGGGATAGCGTGGCAAGTTTCCCGTCCACCCAGAATTCCGATGTATTGACGGCCGTCGAGGCACTTGTCAATGAAG ATCTGATACTGACTACAAATTACAATGATCAAATCCAAATTTTGAGTTCAACTCAGTCTGAATTGCCTCCTTCAGTGCCAAATCAACACAAATTCTTGAATCCAGTACAGGTTGAATTTCCTTCAGCCACACCAATTGTTCCCCAGCCCTACATAGATCAACAACATGATCACCTCCAACCTTTTGTAGGAGTGGAATCTCCTTCTCAAATCAATGTTGCGGTGGCTCCAAATGCTTATATCCTACCTAATAGCACAACTGCTCAGGTTGGCAATGGGATGACAAGAGTGGATTTCCAGACAGACCTTAATGCTGGAAAGATTATGAGGATTCCTGGTGATGCAAAGCTGCAGCCTTTATCAAAGCTACCTCCACTGCCTCCTCCTCACTTTTTCGCACCAAATGTGGAACGGCGCCCAGTGCCAGCATTATCTCCTGTGCTGACTGCTAAATTTGAGGACTGCAGTTTATGTCAGAAGGCCTTGCCCCATGCCCATTCAGATACCCTGATAAATGATCAAGGTAACAGCCACAAACATGCCATTTCTGAAGCAAATACGTTATTACAGAGTCTCAGCGCTGAAGATTTAACCAAACGAGTACCACTTCAAACAGCAGACAGTGGTGTGGATATCCAAGCTAAGAATTTGTCGAATTTGTCTACTGCAGCTCCTTGGAACCGTGAGTTGTCTGAGACAGCTCCTGCTACTTCCCAAATTATTGTGAAGTCACCTGTAAATTCAACCTATCTGGACCATGCTAAGACTCCTCTACCACCCGTTTTTGTGGGGCTACCTGATGCTTCACAACTATCATCCGGGACTGAAAGCAATCCTGAAAAATCCCACAAAGAAGACTTGGTGCAAAAGCAGCAACAATTGCCTGTAAATTGTGACCATTCTAATATTGTACCAATAACAGCTTCATTAGCCACACCACACAACCCTCTTGGAGCATTCCTCATTCCTCAATCTCATGAAGAAGATTCCTCACAACAACAGATGCCATTGTTACAAAATATTGGATTCCATAATTATCCGTTTAATCAAGGTTTTATCCATAAATCTTTTGTTGCGAATGCTAATTTACCCAGACATCTGGATGTCCGGGCATTGTATAGCCATGGTTGGCCTATGGATGGAATGATGCAACCTCTTAGCATGAATCCTCCTGGGGCTCCAGGCTTCAGTGGTTACCCAAGGCCAGCAGCTGTCTTGTCTGATGTTGGCATCTCCAAGGATTTAAACTCTGGACAGACACCATTGTTTATGATGAATAGTCATAATGCCGGGCTTCTGGATATAGGGAGTGAATTATCTATTAGTAATCCCCTAATTGCATCTGGAATTGTTCCAGAAGGAAATTCTAGTTTGCTATCTAGTCAGTTGCCAGCTATGTCGAGGGATGTTTCTTATCGTCAGAGTGTTCAGCTTTCCGACAGCATTCAGACTCCACACATCATAGGGAACCATGAGCTATACTCATATCATCATGAAACAGGAGCCGGACCTAGAGGGATGTTCAATTATGCAGATCCTGTCCATGACAATGATACGAGCAATAAAAATCTTAATGACAAAAAAGATGATATTCCCAGTGTCAGTCCAGCAGAAGTATTAACAAATAGCAATGGGTCTATTCCTCAAAATGGCAATGCTTTGCTTCACCACAATACAGACCAAATACAGCAAGTTGTTTCCCCAGACCAACTTGTGAGCGACATGGATCCTCAGAAACTATTGGAGAGTAAAATCCTCCCTTCAAGACCAAGCAATGCTTCTACAGCCACACAAGAGTTGTCCAACAGGAATTATCCTGTAAATAGCATAAGGTCTGAGCTAAGTACTCCTGTAGCTGTTTCTGTTCAGATGCCAAGTTCTTTAAATATGGATGCATCTACAGAGCCACATCCATTAAAAG GAGATGCCCATAGTAAAGAAGATATCCCGAATACTGAAGGGAGAACATCAGCGTCAGCACTTACACTACAATCATCTGAACTTCCAGTTCCAATTTTTGATTCTCATGAAACAAAAGATACAACTCATAGTTCTTTCAGAGAAAGTGCAATTATCGAGGACAAAATAGCAACAGATGAAAAGAAAGAG ACTAAGACAAAACAATTAGAGAAAGCGAAGAATGTTTTTCCTAATATAGATGAGATTGGAAACCTCCAG GTAATAAAAAATAGTGATTTGGAGGAGTTGCAAGAACTTGGGTCTGGGTCTTTTGGGACTGTATATCATGGCAAGTGGAGAGGCACAGATGTGGCAATCAAGAGAATCAATGACAGGGTTTTTTCTGGGAATTCATCAGAGCAGGATCGTGCA AGGGCTGATTTTTTAAATGAGGCCTGTAAGCTTGGCAGCTTGCACCATCCGAATGTTGTGGCATTTTATGGCATTGTTCTTGATGGCCCAGGGGGATCTATTGCAACAGTAACAGAGTTTATGGTTAATGGTTCACTTCGGCGTGCTTTGCAGAAGAATGAGAA GATGCTTGATAGGCGTCGACGACTTCTTATCGCAATGGATGTGGCATTTGGCATGGAATACTTGCATAGTAAAAATATTATACACTTTGATTTGAAAAGTGATAACTTGCTTGTCAACTTGAGGGATCCTCAGCGTCCAATATGCAAG GTGGCTGATCTTGGTCTTTCAAAATTGAAATACGAGACACTGATGTCTGGTGGCATGCGAGGCACTCTACCTTGGATGGCACCTGAACTTCTTGGCGGCAAAGATATCAAGTATAGTGAAAAG GTTGATGTATTCTCCTTTGGCATAGTGATGTGGGAGCTCATCACTGGAGATGAACCATATCGGGATATGCATTATGGACTTATTATAG GAGGGATTCTGAACGATACACTACGACCTCCCGTGCCTGAATCTTGTGATCCCGAATGGAAATCTCTAATGGAGCAATGCTGGGGCACGGAACCTTCACAGCGCCCCAGCTTCACCGACATCGCAAACAGGTTGAGGGCGTTGGCAGCTTCTCTTCCTCAAAAAGGATAG
- the LOC121971108 gene encoding uncharacterized protein LOC121971108 isoform X1 — protein sequence MACDRRDPYPSGPSDADHPSTSGDRRVKLRYSYGGTILPRLSDGALRYVGGETRILTVNREASLPEILRKMTEAYGGPVVLRYQLPDEDLDALISVSTSEDLENMMEEYDKLAAENPNAKLRVFLFSPSDVSGSGSDPLAPYHDLQDTGARYLEAVNGLDLSIRRRDSVASFPSTQNSDVLTAVEALVNEGISPVHSPTGTSARYASKPNFAGQDVPDLILTTNYNDQIQILSSTQSELPPSVPNQHKFLNPVQVEFPSATPIVPQPYIDQQHDHLQPFVGVESPSQINVAVAPNAYILPNSTTAQVGNGMTRVDFQTDLNAGKIMRIPGDAKLQPLSKLPPLPPPHFFAPNVERRPVPALSPVLTAKFEDCSLCQKALPHAHSDTLINDQGNSHKHAISEANTLLQSLSAEDLTKRVPLQTADSGVDIQAKNLSNLSTAAPWNRELSETAPATSQIIVKSPVNSTYLDHAKTPLPPVFVGLPDASQLSSGTESNPEKSHKEDLVQKQQQLPVNCDHSNIVPITASLATPHNPLGAFLIPQSHEEDSSQQQMPLLQNIGFHNYPFNQGFIHKSFVANANLPRHLDVRALYSHGWPMDGMMQPLSMNPPGAPGFSGYPRPAAVLSDVGISKDLNSGQTPLFMMNSHNAGLLDIGSELSISNPLIASGIVPEGNSSLLSSQLPAMSRDVSYRQSVQLSDSIQTPHIIGNHELYSYHHETGAGPRGMFNYADPVHDNDTSNKNLNDKKDDIPSVSPAEVLTNSNGSIPQNGNALLHHNTDQIQQVVSPDQLVSDMDPQKLLESKILPSRPSNASTATQELSNRNYPVNSIRSELSTPVAVSVQMPSSLNMDASTEPHPLKGDAHSKEDIPNTEGRTSASALTLQSSELPVPIFDSHETKDTTHSSFRESAIIEDKIATDEKKETKTKQLEKAKNVFPNIDEIGNLQVIKNSDLEELQELGSGSFGTVYHGKWRGTDVAIKRINDRVFSGNSSEQDRARADFLNEACKLGSLHHPNVVAFYGIVLDGPGGSIATVTEFMVNGSLRRALQKNEKMLDRRRRLLIAMDVAFGMEYLHSKNIIHFDLKSDNLLVNLRDPQRPICKVADLGLSKLKYETLMSGGMRGTLPWMAPELLGGKDIKYSEKVDVFSFGIVMWELITGDEPYRDMHYGLIIGGILNDTLRPPVPESCDPEWKSLMEQCWGTEPSQRPSFTDIANRLRALAASLPQKG from the exons ATGGCTTGCGATCGGAGGGATCCCTACCCTTCGGGCCCCTCTGACGCCGACCACCCCTCCACCTCCGGCGATCGCAGGGTCAAGCTCCGCTATAGCTATGGCGGCACGATTCTGCCTCGCCTCAGCGACGGCGCCCTCCGCTACGTCGGCGGGGAGACCCGCATCCTAACCGTCAACCGCGAAGCTTCGCTGCCAGAGATCCTACGCAAGATGACCGAGGCCTACGGAGGGCCGGTCGTGCTCCGGTACCAGCTCCCCGACGAGGATCTTGACGCTCTCATCTCCGTGTCCACCTCGGAGGACCTGGAGAACATGATGGAGGAGTACGATAAGCTCGCAGCGGAGAATCCCAACGCCAAGCTACGAGTCTTCCTCTTCTCGCCATCTGATGTGTCCGGCAGTGGTTCCGATCCACTTGCCCCGTATCATGATTTGCAGGACACTGGCGCGAGGTATCTCGAAGCTGTCAATGGATTGGATTTGAGCATCAGGAGAAGGGATAGCGTGGCAAGTTTCCCGTCCACCCAGAATTCCGATGTATTGACGGCCGTCGAGGCACTTGTCAATGAAGGTATATCGCCTGTTCATTCTCCTACAGGTACATCTGCTCGATATGCATCAAAACCAAATTTTGCAGGGCAAGACGTTCCAGATCTGATACTGACTACAAATTACAATGATCAAATCCAAATTTTGAGTTCAACTCAGTCTGAATTGCCTCCTTCAGTGCCAAATCAACACAAATTCTTGAATCCAGTACAGGTTGAATTTCCTTCAGCCACACCAATTGTTCCCCAGCCCTACATAGATCAACAACATGATCACCTCCAACCTTTTGTAGGAGTGGAATCTCCTTCTCAAATCAATGTTGCGGTGGCTCCAAATGCTTATATCCTACCTAATAGCACAACTGCTCAGGTTGGCAATGGGATGACAAGAGTGGATTTCCAGACAGACCTTAATGCTGGAAAGATTATGAGGATTCCTGGTGATGCAAAGCTGCAGCCTTTATCAAAGCTACCTCCACTGCCTCCTCCTCACTTTTTCGCACCAAATGTGGAACGGCGCCCAGTGCCAGCATTATCTCCTGTGCTGACTGCTAAATTTGAGGACTGCAGTTTATGTCAGAAGGCCTTGCCCCATGCCCATTCAGATACCCTGATAAATGATCAAGGTAACAGCCACAAACATGCCATTTCTGAAGCAAATACGTTATTACAGAGTCTCAGCGCTGAAGATTTAACCAAACGAGTACCACTTCAAACAGCAGACAGTGGTGTGGATATCCAAGCTAAGAATTTGTCGAATTTGTCTACTGCAGCTCCTTGGAACCGTGAGTTGTCTGAGACAGCTCCTGCTACTTCCCAAATTATTGTGAAGTCACCTGTAAATTCAACCTATCTGGACCATGCTAAGACTCCTCTACCACCCGTTTTTGTGGGGCTACCTGATGCTTCACAACTATCATCCGGGACTGAAAGCAATCCTGAAAAATCCCACAAAGAAGACTTGGTGCAAAAGCAGCAACAATTGCCTGTAAATTGTGACCATTCTAATATTGTACCAATAACAGCTTCATTAGCCACACCACACAACCCTCTTGGAGCATTCCTCATTCCTCAATCTCATGAAGAAGATTCCTCACAACAACAGATGCCATTGTTACAAAATATTGGATTCCATAATTATCCGTTTAATCAAGGTTTTATCCATAAATCTTTTGTTGCGAATGCTAATTTACCCAGACATCTGGATGTCCGGGCATTGTATAGCCATGGTTGGCCTATGGATGGAATGATGCAACCTCTTAGCATGAATCCTCCTGGGGCTCCAGGCTTCAGTGGTTACCCAAGGCCAGCAGCTGTCTTGTCTGATGTTGGCATCTCCAAGGATTTAAACTCTGGACAGACACCATTGTTTATGATGAATAGTCATAATGCCGGGCTTCTGGATATAGGGAGTGAATTATCTATTAGTAATCCCCTAATTGCATCTGGAATTGTTCCAGAAGGAAATTCTAGTTTGCTATCTAGTCAGTTGCCAGCTATGTCGAGGGATGTTTCTTATCGTCAGAGTGTTCAGCTTTCCGACAGCATTCAGACTCCACACATCATAGGGAACCATGAGCTATACTCATATCATCATGAAACAGGAGCCGGACCTAGAGGGATGTTCAATTATGCAGATCCTGTCCATGACAATGATACGAGCAATAAAAATCTTAATGACAAAAAAGATGATATTCCCAGTGTCAGTCCAGCAGAAGTATTAACAAATAGCAATGGGTCTATTCCTCAAAATGGCAATGCTTTGCTTCACCACAATACAGACCAAATACAGCAAGTTGTTTCCCCAGACCAACTTGTGAGCGACATGGATCCTCAGAAACTATTGGAGAGTAAAATCCTCCCTTCAAGACCAAGCAATGCTTCTACAGCCACACAAGAGTTGTCCAACAGGAATTATCCTGTAAATAGCATAAGGTCTGAGCTAAGTACTCCTGTAGCTGTTTCTGTTCAGATGCCAAGTTCTTTAAATATGGATGCATCTACAGAGCCACATCCATTAAAAG GAGATGCCCATAGTAAAGAAGATATCCCGAATACTGAAGGGAGAACATCAGCGTCAGCACTTACACTACAATCATCTGAACTTCCAGTTCCAATTTTTGATTCTCATGAAACAAAAGATACAACTCATAGTTCTTTCAGAGAAAGTGCAATTATCGAGGACAAAATAGCAACAGATGAAAAGAAAGAG ACTAAGACAAAACAATTAGAGAAAGCGAAGAATGTTTTTCCTAATATAGATGAGATTGGAAACCTCCAG GTAATAAAAAATAGTGATTTGGAGGAGTTGCAAGAACTTGGGTCTGGGTCTTTTGGGACTGTATATCATGGCAAGTGGAGAGGCACAGATGTGGCAATCAAGAGAATCAATGACAGGGTTTTTTCTGGGAATTCATCAGAGCAGGATCGTGCA AGGGCTGATTTTTTAAATGAGGCCTGTAAGCTTGGCAGCTTGCACCATCCGAATGTTGTGGCATTTTATGGCATTGTTCTTGATGGCCCAGGGGGATCTATTGCAACAGTAACAGAGTTTATGGTTAATGGTTCACTTCGGCGTGCTTTGCAGAAGAATGAGAA GATGCTTGATAGGCGTCGACGACTTCTTATCGCAATGGATGTGGCATTTGGCATGGAATACTTGCATAGTAAAAATATTATACACTTTGATTTGAAAAGTGATAACTTGCTTGTCAACTTGAGGGATCCTCAGCGTCCAATATGCAAG GTGGCTGATCTTGGTCTTTCAAAATTGAAATACGAGACACTGATGTCTGGTGGCATGCGAGGCACTCTACCTTGGATGGCACCTGAACTTCTTGGCGGCAAAGATATCAAGTATAGTGAAAAG GTTGATGTATTCTCCTTTGGCATAGTGATGTGGGAGCTCATCACTGGAGATGAACCATATCGGGATATGCATTATGGACTTATTATAG GAGGGATTCTGAACGATACACTACGACCTCCCGTGCCTGAATCTTGTGATCCCGAATGGAAATCTCTAATGGAGCAATGCTGGGGCACGGAACCTTCACAGCGCCCCAGCTTCACCGACATCGCAAACAGGTTGAGGGCGTTGGCAGCTTCTCTTCCTCAAAAAGGATAG